One Cellulomonas sp. Y8 DNA segment encodes these proteins:
- a CDS encoding right-handed parallel beta-helix repeat-containing protein, producing the protein MTTLHVAVTGSDRADGSPGAPFRTVQRAARAARPGDTVRVHAGTYREWVRPPRGGVADDRRITFEAAPGEHVVISGAEVVTGWVRERGDVWRTEIPRTLFGDFNPFDEPVAGDWLHTRPGEPLAHRGAVYLAGRALDEVHDRAAVDRPVRRTHVRYQWTALDTPLVDPDRTVLVWYAEVGEDATTVWANFGGADPTAELVEVNVRPSVFTPERAHVDYVTVRGFELAQAATPWAPPTADQLGLIGPRWARGWVIEDNLIRDSTCAGVSLGKDAASGDNESFVLGDKPGYQYQLEAVFTARHQGWERERVGSHVVRRNEIRDCGQNGVVGHLGCAFSTIEDNHIHHIGTRHAFSGYEIAGIKLHAPIDVTIAHNRVHDTTLGLWLDWQAQGARVTRNLLYRNIRDLFVEVAHGPAVVDHNVLASPIAIELLSQGTAFLHNLVLGVLRVQPVLDRATPYHVPHSTQVAGYAFVYGGDDRYAGNLFVGARHGVYGADAPMLLPDFPPESNGTHAYDGAPGSWAEYIERIGVGTGAGDHSRFHLERQPAYVWSNAYADGARPAAHETGARVVEGPAAVRVVDEGAEVHLELDLPAALTAPLVDVVHPDLGHVRIVGAAYEHPDGTPVVADLDLVGHRKEPGSPHPPGPLALLHDGAARVRVW; encoded by the coding sequence TTGACCACCCTGCACGTCGCCGTGACCGGCTCCGACCGCGCGGACGGGAGCCCCGGCGCTCCGTTCCGCACCGTCCAGCGGGCCGCGCGCGCCGCGCGCCCCGGCGACACCGTGCGCGTGCACGCGGGCACCTACCGCGAGTGGGTGCGCCCGCCGCGCGGCGGCGTCGCGGACGACCGCCGGATCACGTTCGAGGCGGCGCCGGGGGAGCACGTGGTGATCTCCGGCGCCGAGGTCGTCACCGGCTGGGTGCGCGAGCGGGGCGACGTCTGGCGGACGGAGATCCCCCGCACCCTGTTCGGGGACTTCAACCCGTTCGACGAGCCGGTCGCCGGGGACTGGCTGCACACGCGCCCCGGCGAGCCGCTCGCGCACCGCGGGGCCGTCTACCTGGCCGGGCGGGCGCTGGACGAGGTGCACGACCGCGCCGCCGTCGACCGGCCCGTGCGCCGCACGCACGTCCGGTACCAGTGGACGGCGCTCGACACCCCGCTGGTCGACCCCGACCGCACCGTCCTGGTCTGGTACGCCGAGGTCGGCGAGGACGCCACGACCGTCTGGGCGAACTTCGGCGGCGCCGACCCGACCGCCGAGCTGGTCGAGGTCAACGTCCGCCCGTCGGTGTTCACCCCCGAGCGCGCCCACGTCGACTACGTCACCGTCCGCGGGTTCGAGCTCGCGCAGGCCGCGACCCCGTGGGCCCCGCCCACGGCGGACCAGCTCGGGCTGATCGGGCCGCGCTGGGCCAGGGGCTGGGTCATCGAGGACAACCTGATCCGCGACTCGACGTGCGCCGGGGTGTCCCTCGGCAAGGACGCGGCGAGCGGCGACAACGAGTCGTTCGTCCTCGGCGACAAGCCGGGCTACCAGTACCAGCTCGAGGCGGTGTTCACCGCCCGGCACCAGGGCTGGGAGCGCGAGCGGGTCGGCTCCCACGTCGTGCGCCGCAACGAGATCCGCGACTGCGGGCAGAACGGCGTCGTCGGCCACCTCGGCTGCGCGTTCTCCACCATCGAGGACAACCACATCCACCACATCGGGACCCGGCACGCGTTCTCCGGGTACGAGATCGCCGGCATCAAGCTGCACGCGCCGATCGACGTCACCATCGCGCACAACCGCGTGCACGACACGACGCTCGGGCTCTGGCTCGACTGGCAGGCGCAGGGCGCGCGCGTCACCCGGAACCTGCTCTACCGCAACATCCGGGACCTGTTCGTCGAGGTCGCGCACGGGCCCGCGGTCGTCGACCACAACGTGCTGGCCTCCCCCATCGCGATCGAGCTGCTCAGCCAGGGCACCGCGTTCCTGCACAACCTGGTGCTCGGTGTGCTGCGGGTCCAGCCGGTGCTGGACCGGGCCACGCCGTACCACGTGCCGCACTCGACGCAGGTCGCCGGGTACGCGTTCGTCTACGGCGGCGACGACCGGTACGCCGGCAACCTGTTCGTCGGCGCGCGGCACGGCGTCTACGGGGCGGACGCCCCGATGCTGCTGCCGGACTTCCCCCCGGAGTCGAACGGCACGCACGCCTACGACGGGGCGCCGGGGTCCTGGGCGGAGTACATCGAGCGCATCGGCGTCGGCACCGGCGCGGGCGACCACTCGCGGTTCCACCTGGAGCGGCAGCCGGCGTACGTCTGGTCGAACGCGTACGCCGACGGCGCCCGCCCGGCCGCCCACGAGACCGGCGCCCGCGTCGTCGAGGGACCGGCCGCCGTGCGGGTCGTGGACGAGGGCGCGGAGGTGCACCTGGAGCTCGACCTGCCCGCCGCGCTCACCGCGCCCCTCGTCGACGTCGTGCACCCGGACCTCGGGCACGTGCGGATCGTCGGCGCGGCCTACGAGCACCCCGACGGCACCCCCGTCGTGGCGGACCTCGACCTGGTCGGGCACCGCAAGGAGCCCGGCTCCCCCCACCCGCCGGGCCCGCTGGCCCTCCTCCACGACGGCGCCGCGCGCGTCCGGGTCTGGTGA